The Mangrovibacillus cuniculi sequence GCCAAATGGTTCTCCAGCTTTCATCACAGAACGGAATAATTCTGCTCCTTGATCCGCAGGACAATATAATTCAAACCCATCTTCTCCTGTATACCCTGTACGAGAGACAAGTGTTGGGATGCCAGCAATCATTAGTTCATTTTCAAAACGGAAAAAGCGGATACTCTCTACATCAAAGTCTACTAAACTACTTAAAATATTATTGGCAGCTGGACCTTGAAGTGCGATTTGTGCATATTGATGAGATAAATTTACTACCTCTACATCTTCTGTTGCATGCCGCACCATCCATTCGTAATCCTTCTCGATGTTCGCTGCATTTACAACTAATAAATAATCATTCGCTTCTAATTGATAGACGAGCAGGTCATCTACCGTTCCGCCATTTTCATAACACATTGCTGTATACAAAGCTTTTCCATCCTCTAATTTACTCATGTCATTTGTTAACAATTTTTGTAAATAAGAAAACGCCCCTGAACCTTTGACTTGGATTTCTCCCATATGAGAAACGTCAAATAAGCCGGCAGTTGTACGGACGGCTTCGTGTTCTTCGAGGATACTAGAAAATTGCACAGGCAATTCCCATCCTCCAAAATCAATTGTTTTTGCACCAAACTCTTTGTAAACATCATACAACGGTGTACGTAACGCAGTCATGCTAAGTCCCCCTTTTCCTCTTGCCTCACTTAAAACAACATGTTTTCTACCGTTCTCTTGGAATCTCTTCCTATAAATATGTATAGAACGGGACATACTAGTGATACTAAATAGATAAATTATCCATTGTGAAAAGATAAGAAGCGCAGAAAGAGTCGAAATTTCGAATCTTTTAACTACTCAATTATCGTACCACCAAACCGGCATTTGGGCAATGAGAGGATCGTTAAGGAGGATATATATGAGTGTCAATATTACGTTTGATCAGGAATTTGGTAAACAATTAAAGGAGCACTTGGATAAAGATGGTCCATTTGGGAATTGGGAGTTGTTTCAATTAGCATATGAAAGTGCTAAATCAACTCATATCCCAACTTTCGACGGTTTACAGGCTCCAAATTATTTACCTAACTTGACACCTCTACCTCATCAATTAGAAGTAGCTAGGCAAGTTGTAGAGAACATGCATGGAAAAGCCATCTTAGCAGACGAGGTAGGCCTTGGAAAAACAATAGAAGCGGGATTAATTTTAAAAGAATATATGATTCGTGGTTTAGTGAAAAAAGTGTTAATCCTAGCTCCCGCCTCCCTAGTTTCTCAGTGGGCACGTGAATTAAATCAAAAGTTTCATATCCCAGCAGTCCCACAAAAGAAGGATTACGTATGGGATCAATGCGATATTGTTGTATCTTCCATTGATACGGCTAAACGTTCGCCTCATAGAGAAAAAGTGTTACAACAAAATTATGATTTAGTTATCATCGATGAAGCACATAAATTAAAAAATCATAAAACAAAAAACTATGAATTTGCACAACTGTTAAAAAAGAGATTTTGTTTACTTTTAACCGCAACCCCTATCCAAAATAAAATCGAAGAAATTTTTTACCTAGTATCTTTATTAAAACCTGGTCACTTAGGGAATGAATCTCGCTTCTCTGAACAATATAAATCTTCTACAACAACAATGGAAGAGGATGCACACTTAAGAGAATTAGTAAGTCGTGTGATGATTAGAAATCGACGACAAGATACAGGGATTGAATGGACAAAACGAAAAGTCGAAACAATACCTATCTCTTTTTCAAAGGAAGAACGGGAGCTTTATGACAGTATCACTGCACTAAAAGATCTTGGTGTAGAAGGTGTAAATGGCTTTTCTCTTCTTACTCTTCAAAGAGAGGCATGCAGTAGTCGTGAGGCTGTCTATACAACTCTAAAAAATATGATAGAAAAGAATCCAGACCGAAACATTGTGGATCATCCATCCTTTCAAAAAGTCTTTACTTCTATCAATAATGTGACCGCTAATTCTAAAGCACAAAAAGTTTTAGAGATTGTAAAAGAAGTAAATGATAAAGTAATTGTTTTTACAGAGTATCGGGCGAGCCAACTTTACCTTCAGTGGTACCTGCAGCAAAACGGCATTTCTTCTGTTCCATTTAGAGGTGGATTTAAACGAGGAAAAAAAGATTGGATGAGAGAGTTATTTGAGAATCGCATTCAAGTTTTAATTGCTACAGAAGCTGGTGGTGAAGGTATCAACCTTCAATTTTGTCATCATTTAATTAATTATGATCTACCTTGGAACCCGATGAGGCTAGAGCAAAGAATTGGCCGTATTCACCGTTTAGGTCAAAAAGAAGACGTGCATATATATAATTTCGCTATTGAGAATACCGTCGAGGATCACATTCTTTCTCTTCTTTATAAGAAAATTGAACTTTTCACGAGAGTTATTGGAGAATTGGATGATATTCTCACTCGAATGGAGTTTGGTTCTGTAGAGAAACATTTAGAAGATATCCTACACTCCTCTAAATCAGAAGGTGAAATGAAGATAAAACTTGCAAATCTTACTTCTACTTTAGAGTGGGTTCATTCCATTCATGAGGAGGAACAACATGCAACCGAACGAAATTCATCAATTTCTTGAGAGATTCTTCCGTGCCACTGATTGCCAACTCGATCAATCTACAGATGGTGCATTAGCCATTCAATTAACTGTTGAAATGGATAAAGCGCTCATGAACAGACCTTTTTACTGGCATTATTTAGAGAAAACTGGTGGAACACCCGCTCCAATGAACGTAACGTTTATCACGGATTCAAAGCTTCGAGATGAAGGAATGAAAGGGGAATGGATTCACTTTGGTTCTCCGAGACTACATCAATTATTAGACAAAACAAAAGTTCTATCTAAGTTTATGAAGCTATATGAGCGCAAAGAAACGTTTCAGTTGCGTCAGCGAAGCCTGCAACCATGGTTAATTGTAAATATTTCTTTAACCTACCAATGTGATAAGAAGCGAGAAGAAATCCATTCAATCGGAATTAGCCTTATTAATGGGCAGATGAAAGATGGAATGATGGAATATATTAAAGATCGCCAATTTGGGCCATCTATACCTGATTATTGCTTTACGTTATCTCCCCTTATTATGCCTACTAGTGCGTTGAATCGTATTTATTCCTACTTAGAAAATACGATCAGGCAAGAGGACGATGCCTGGGCTGTTGAAGCGAAGAAGCGCTGGGAGGAAGATTTAGCGTTACTAGATGCATTTTATGAAGGATTAGAGGAACTTCCGGAAACGTTTCATGTGGAAAAAGAAGCTTTGCGCCAGCAATATGAACCCGTGGTCAATTGCCAAGTGATTAATGGCGGAATCTTTTATTTGGATGTGTAATATTTAGAAGGTCTATTCTCTTCTCGGCTCTCGATTTCCAAAACGAAGAGTGTATAGATCGTTCTTATTCTCTTCTCAGCTCCAATTTTTTCACTCCTGATGAGTTTAAGACAACTAATAGTTCAAATGTAAGGAGACTCATCTAAAAGCAATCCACATCACGAGGCTAACGATGAGTTGTTAATGGTCACGTAACAAAAAAGGCTAAAGCGATTTCTTACTTCGCTTTAGCCTCTTATTTTCACTTCTTCTTTACCAATAGCATAATAGCCTGTGGAATTACTCCAAACCACCTAGTCATAAATGGACTTTTCTGCTGTTTTTTATTTAATCGAACTTGCTTGCGCTCATGAATTGGCTGATTGTAGTGTTTTACAAATTGTTGCGTAATAAATTTTATATAATCG is a genomic window containing:
- the gcvT gene encoding glycine cleavage system aminomethyltransferase GcvT gives rise to the protein MTALRTPLYDVYKEFGAKTIDFGGWELPVQFSSILEEHEAVRTTAGLFDVSHMGEIQVKGSGAFSYLQKLLTNDMSKLEDGKALYTAMCYENGGTVDDLLVYQLEANDYLLVVNAANIEKDYEWMVRHATEDVEVVNLSHQYAQIALQGPAANNILSSLVDFDVESIRFFRFENELMIAGIPTLVSRTGYTGEDGFELYCPADQGAELFRSVMKAGEPFGIKACGLGARDTLRFEATLALYGQELSSEITPLEAGIGFAVSFKKSDDFIGRNVLEKQKAEGLERKLVGIEMMDKAIPRHGYKVLVNDQEIGHVTTGTQSPTLKKNIGLALLNIDFTEKGTEVEVEIRGKRKKGQVIPTPFYKRTK
- a CDS encoding DEAD/DEAH box helicase, coding for MSVNITFDQEFGKQLKEHLDKDGPFGNWELFQLAYESAKSTHIPTFDGLQAPNYLPNLTPLPHQLEVARQVVENMHGKAILADEVGLGKTIEAGLILKEYMIRGLVKKVLILAPASLVSQWARELNQKFHIPAVPQKKDYVWDQCDIVVSSIDTAKRSPHREKVLQQNYDLVIIDEAHKLKNHKTKNYEFAQLLKKRFCLLLTATPIQNKIEEIFYLVSLLKPGHLGNESRFSEQYKSSTTTMEEDAHLRELVSRVMIRNRRQDTGIEWTKRKVETIPISFSKEERELYDSITALKDLGVEGVNGFSLLTLQREACSSREAVYTTLKNMIEKNPDRNIVDHPSFQKVFTSINNVTANSKAQKVLEIVKEVNDKVIVFTEYRASQLYLQWYLQQNGISSVPFRGGFKRGKKDWMRELFENRIQVLIATEAGGEGINLQFCHHLINYDLPWNPMRLEQRIGRIHRLGQKEDVHIYNFAIENTVEDHILSLLYKKIELFTRVIGELDDILTRMEFGSVEKHLEDILHSSKSEGEMKIKLANLTSTLEWVHSIHEEEQHATERNSSIS
- a CDS encoding YqhG family protein: MQPNEIHQFLERFFRATDCQLDQSTDGALAIQLTVEMDKALMNRPFYWHYLEKTGGTPAPMNVTFITDSKLRDEGMKGEWIHFGSPRLHQLLDKTKVLSKFMKLYERKETFQLRQRSLQPWLIVNISLTYQCDKKREEIHSIGISLINGQMKDGMMEYIKDRQFGPSIPDYCFTLSPLIMPTSALNRIYSYLENTIRQEDDAWAVEAKKRWEEDLALLDAFYEGLEELPETFHVEKEALRQQYEPVVNCQVINGGIFYLDV
- a CDS encoding YqzE family protein; amino-acid sequence: MSLNDYIKFITQQFVKHYNQPIHERKQVRLNKKQQKSPFMTRWFGVIPQAIMLLVKKK